From a single Centropristis striata isolate RG_2023a ecotype Rhode Island chromosome 14, C.striata_1.0, whole genome shotgun sequence genomic region:
- the LOC131984475 gene encoding heterogeneous nuclear ribonucleoprotein R isoform X1, whose product MAAAEVNGSSAPTKEEEEPMEVTAQHTENYQTLIDAGLPQKVAESLDNIFQTGLVAYVDLDERAIDALREFNEEGALTVLQQFKESDLSHVQNKSAFLCGVMKTYRQREKQGSKVQESTKGPDEAKIKALLERTGYTLDVTTGQRKYGGPPPEDVFKGTQPGIGTEVFVGKIPRDLYEDELVPLFESAGAIWDLRLMMDPLSGQNRGYAFITYCNKDDAQKAVKLCDNHEIRPGKYLGVCISVANNRLFVGSIPKNKTRESILEDFGKVTEGLQEVILYHQPDDKKKNRGFCFLEYEDHKSAAQARRRLMSGKVKVWGNPVTVEWADPVAEPDPEVMAKVKVLFVRKLATAVTEELLEKTFSQFGKLERVKKLKDYAFVHFEERDAAVKAMDEMNGKELGGEEIEIVLAKPPDKKRKERQAARQTTRNSGYDDYYYYPPPRMPPPGRGRGRGGRGGYAYPPDYYGYDDYYDDYYGYDYHDYRGGYEDPYYGYEDVYSMRGRGTRPSRGGPPPPRARGAPPARGRGGYAQRGPPLGGPRGGRGGRGAPFQPQRGRGPRGARGNRGGNVGGKRKADVFNQPDSKRRQTNNQQNWGSQPIAQQPLQQGADYSGNYGYSNDTMEFSQDSYGQQWK is encoded by the exons ATGGCTGCCGCTGAGGTGAACGGTAGCTCTGCCCCGACTAAGGAGGAAGAAGAGCCCATGGAAGTGACAGCACAGCACACAGAGAATTACCAGACCCTCATTGACGCTGGCCTGCCCCAGAAAGTGGCTGAAAGTCTAGATAACATCTTCCAGACAG GTTTGGTGGCCTATGTTGACCTAGATGAAAGGGCCATTGATGCACTGCGTGAGTTCAATGAGGAGGGAGCGCTCACAGTGCTGCAGCAATTCAAAGAGAGCGACTTGTCCCACGTACAG aaTAAAAGCGCTTTCCTTTGTGGAGTCATGAAGActtacagacagagagaaaaacaaggaaGTAAAGTACAAGAGTCCACCAAGGGACCAGATGAGGCCAAAATAAAG GCTCTGTTGGAGCGGACAGGATACACCCTGGATGTCACCACAGGGCAGAGAAAATATGGAGGTCCCCCACCTGAGGATGTGTTCAAAGGAACACAACCAGGGATTGGAACTGAg GTGTTTGTTGGAAAAATCCCAAGGGATTTGTATGAAGATGAGCTGGTGCCGCTCTTTGAGTCAGCTGGTGCCATCTGGGACCTCAGGCTAATGATGGACCCTCTCTCTGGTCAGAATAGAGGTTACGCCTTCATCACATACTGCAATAAGGATGATGCCCAAAAGGCTGTAAAGCTT TGTGATAACCATGAAATCCGCCCTGGCAAGTACTTGGGAGTGTGTATATCTGTTGCAAACAATCGCCTGTTTGTCGGATCAATtccaaagaacaaaacaagggAAAGTATATTGGAAGACTTTGGCAAAGTCACAG AGGGTCTCCAGGAGGTGATATTGTACCACCAGCCGGATGACAAGAAGAAGAACCGTGGCTTCTGCTTCCTGGAGTACGAGGATCACAAGTCTGCAGCACAGGCTCGCCGCCGCCTGATGAGTGGCAAGGTTAAGGTGTGGGGGAACCCTGTCACTGTGGAGTGGGCTGACCCTGTGGCTGAGCCAGACCCGGAGGTCATGGCCAAG GTCAAGGTGCTCTTTGTAAGAAAGCTGGCCACAGCAGTGACTGAAGAGCTTCTGGAAAAGACCTTCTCTCAGTTTGGAAAGCTGGAGCGAGTGAAGAAGTTGAAAGACTatgcttttgttcattttgaagaAAGGGATGCTGCCGTAAAG GCGATGGATGAGATGAACGGGAAGGAATTAGGAGGAGAGGAAATTGAGATCGTCCTGGCAAAGCCCCCAGACAAGAAGAGGAAAGAGCGCCAAGCAGCTCGGCAGACCACAAGGAATTCAGG GTATGatgactactactactacccaCCTCCACGCATGCCACCACCAGGCCGAGGCAGGGGTCGTGGTGGCCGTGGGGGCTATGCATATCCACCAGATTACTATGGATATGATGACTACTATGATGACTACTATGGCTACGACTATCATGACTACCGTGGTGGCTATGAAGACCCGTACTACGGCTACGAAGACGTGTACAGCATGAGGGGCCGTGGCACTCGTCCCAGCAGGGGAGGGCCTCCTCCACCTAGAGCCCGTGGAGCGCCCCCGGCACGAGGCCGAGGGGGCTACGCCCAAAGAGGGCCACCCCTTGGTGGTCCAAGGGGTGGCCGAGGAGGGCGGGGAGCCCCTTTCCAGCCACAGAGGGGGCGCGGTCCACGCGGTGCCAGGGGCAATCGTGGTGGTAACGTCGGCGGAAAGAGGAAGGCAGACGTGTTTAACCAGCCTGACTCCAAGCGCCGCCAGACCAACAACCAACAGAACTGGGGGTCCCAGCCCATCGCCCAGCAGCCCCTGCAGCAAGGGGCCGACTATTCCGGTAACTATGGTTACAGTAATGACACCATGGAGTTTTCACAGGATTCTTATGGGCAGCAGTGGAAGTAG
- the LOC131984475 gene encoding heterogeneous nuclear ribonucleoprotein R isoform X2, with the protein MAAAEVNGSSAPTKEEEEPMEVTAQHTENYQTLIDAGLPQKVAESLDNIFQTGLVAYVDLDERAIDALREFNEEGALTVLQQFKESDLSHVQNKSAFLCGVMKTYRQREKQGSKVQESTKGPDEAKIKALLERTGYTLDVTTGQRKYGGPPPEDVFKGTQPGIGTEVFVGKIPRDLYEDELVPLFESAGAIWDLRLMMDPLSGQNRGYAFITYCNKDDAQKAVKLCDNHEIRPGKYLGVCISVANNRLFVGSIPKNKTRESILEDFGKVTEGLQEVILYHQPDDKKKNRGFCFLEYEDHKSAAQARRRLMSGKVKVWGNPVTVEWADPVAEPDPEVMAKVKVLFVRKLATAVTEELLEKTFSQFGKLERVKKLKDYAFVHFEERDAAVKAMDEMNGKELGGEEIEIVLAKPPDKKRKERQAARQTTRNSGYDDYYYYPPPRMPPPGRGRGRGGRGGYAYPPDYYGYDDYYDDYYGYDYHDYRGGYEDPYYGYEDVYSMRGRGTRPSRGGPPPPRARGAPPARGRGGYAQRGPPLGGPRGGRGGRGAPFQPQRGRGPRGARGNRGGNVGGKRKADVFNQPDSKRRQTNNQQNWGSQPIAQQPLQQGADYSGGEALRAAPLE; encoded by the exons ATGGCTGCCGCTGAGGTGAACGGTAGCTCTGCCCCGACTAAGGAGGAAGAAGAGCCCATGGAAGTGACAGCACAGCACACAGAGAATTACCAGACCCTCATTGACGCTGGCCTGCCCCAGAAAGTGGCTGAAAGTCTAGATAACATCTTCCAGACAG GTTTGGTGGCCTATGTTGACCTAGATGAAAGGGCCATTGATGCACTGCGTGAGTTCAATGAGGAGGGAGCGCTCACAGTGCTGCAGCAATTCAAAGAGAGCGACTTGTCCCACGTACAG aaTAAAAGCGCTTTCCTTTGTGGAGTCATGAAGActtacagacagagagaaaaacaaggaaGTAAAGTACAAGAGTCCACCAAGGGACCAGATGAGGCCAAAATAAAG GCTCTGTTGGAGCGGACAGGATACACCCTGGATGTCACCACAGGGCAGAGAAAATATGGAGGTCCCCCACCTGAGGATGTGTTCAAAGGAACACAACCAGGGATTGGAACTGAg GTGTTTGTTGGAAAAATCCCAAGGGATTTGTATGAAGATGAGCTGGTGCCGCTCTTTGAGTCAGCTGGTGCCATCTGGGACCTCAGGCTAATGATGGACCCTCTCTCTGGTCAGAATAGAGGTTACGCCTTCATCACATACTGCAATAAGGATGATGCCCAAAAGGCTGTAAAGCTT TGTGATAACCATGAAATCCGCCCTGGCAAGTACTTGGGAGTGTGTATATCTGTTGCAAACAATCGCCTGTTTGTCGGATCAATtccaaagaacaaaacaagggAAAGTATATTGGAAGACTTTGGCAAAGTCACAG AGGGTCTCCAGGAGGTGATATTGTACCACCAGCCGGATGACAAGAAGAAGAACCGTGGCTTCTGCTTCCTGGAGTACGAGGATCACAAGTCTGCAGCACAGGCTCGCCGCCGCCTGATGAGTGGCAAGGTTAAGGTGTGGGGGAACCCTGTCACTGTGGAGTGGGCTGACCCTGTGGCTGAGCCAGACCCGGAGGTCATGGCCAAG GTCAAGGTGCTCTTTGTAAGAAAGCTGGCCACAGCAGTGACTGAAGAGCTTCTGGAAAAGACCTTCTCTCAGTTTGGAAAGCTGGAGCGAGTGAAGAAGTTGAAAGACTatgcttttgttcattttgaagaAAGGGATGCTGCCGTAAAG GCGATGGATGAGATGAACGGGAAGGAATTAGGAGGAGAGGAAATTGAGATCGTCCTGGCAAAGCCCCCAGACAAGAAGAGGAAAGAGCGCCAAGCAGCTCGGCAGACCACAAGGAATTCAGG GTATGatgactactactactacccaCCTCCACGCATGCCACCACCAGGCCGAGGCAGGGGTCGTGGTGGCCGTGGGGGCTATGCATATCCACCAGATTACTATGGATATGATGACTACTATGATGACTACTATGGCTACGACTATCATGACTACCGTGGTGGCTATGAAGACCCGTACTACGGCTACGAAGACGTGTACAGCATGAGGGGCCGTGGCACTCGTCCCAGCAGGGGAGGGCCTCCTCCACCTAGAGCCCGTGGAGCGCCCCCGGCACGAGGCCGAGGGGGCTACGCCCAAAGAGGGCCACCCCTTGGTGGTCCAAGGGGTGGCCGAGGAGGGCGGGGAGCCCCTTTCCAGCCACAGAGGGGGCGCGGTCCACGCGGTGCCAGGGGCAATCGTGGTGGTAACGTCGGCGGAAAGAGGAAGGCAGACGTGTTTAACCAGCCTGACTCCAAGCGCCGCCAGACCAACAACCAACAGAACTGGGGGTCCCAGCCCATCGCCCAGCAGCCCCTGCAGCAAGGGGCCGACTATTCCG GTGGAGAAGCATTGAGAGCGGCACCACTAGAATGA
- the si:ch211-81a5.8 gene encoding uncharacterized protein si:ch211-81a5.8 isoform X1, translating to MDSLMSLGAPLKQFTSCVSGKSTSTKRGAKGSQSVRRSSFTRRKSVSRRRSLPCSSQKVPDSWLRMYQAELKRERKRQQAILAKKNAERTVRKTHFRSHHCLPRQTTSARKPASVKDDSFFGAFQGLSLDELLGGSSGSSAVSVPAAAGGGDPCKVM from the exons ATGGATTCCCTCATGTCGTTGGGCGCCCCGCTGAAGCAGTTCACCAGCTGCGTGTCCGGGAAAAGCACCTCCACCAAGAGAGGGGCCAAGGGCAGCCAGTCCGTCCGCAGAAGCAGCTTCACCCGCAGGAAGAGCGTCAGCAGGAGGAGAAGCCTTCCCTGCAGCAGCCAGAAGGTCCCGGACTCCTGGCTCAGAATGTACCAGGCTGAACTGAAGAGAGAAAG GAAACGACAGCAAGCCATACTGGCCAAGAAGAACGCAGAGAGGACGGTCAGAAAGACGCACTTCAGGAGCCACCACTGCCTCCCGAGG CAGACCACCTCTGCCAGAAAACCAGCCTCAGTGAAGGATGATTCGTTCTTCGGAGCCTTCCAGGGCCTCAGTTTGGATGAACTGCTGGGAGGGAGCAGTGGATCTTCAGCTGTCTCtgtgcctgctgctgctggtggcggAGATCCATGCAAAGTCATGTGA
- the clk2a gene encoding dual specificity protein kinase CLK2 isoform X3 has translation MQCIDHRRGGAHVALKIIKNVEKYKEAARLEINVLEKINEKDPDNKFLCVQMYDWFDYHGHMCLSFELLALSTFDFLKENNYLPYSIGQVRHMAYQLCLAVKFLHDNKLTHTDLKPENILFVNSDFTMSFNIEKKREERTVKSTAVRVVDFGSATFDHEHHSTIVSTRHYRAPEVILELGWSHPCDVWSIGCILFEYYLGFTLFQTHDNREHLAMMERILGPVPSRMIRKTRKQKYFYRGRLDWDESSSAGKYVRENCKPLRRYLLSEAEEHHQLFDLIESMLEYEPSKRLVLADSLKHPFFENGAIGEAGSSKNWEGNRDISR, from the exons ATGCAATGCATTGACCATCGCAG GGGAGGAGCCCATGTTGCTctgaaaattatcaaaaatgtgGAGAAGTACAAGGAAGCAGCTCGCCTGGAGATAAATGTGCTAGAGAAGATCAATGAAAAGGACCCTGATAACAAATT CCTGTGTGTTCAGATGTACGACTGGTTCGACTACCACGGTCACATGTGTCTCTCCTTTGAGCTGCTAGCTCTCAGCACCTTCGACTTTCTAAAGGAAAACAACTACCTGCCCTATTCGATCGGTCAGGTCAGACACATGGCCTACCAACTCTGTCTCGCTGTGAAGt TTCTCCATGACAATaagctgacacacacagacctaAAGCCTGAGAACATCCTATTTGTCAACTCAGACTTCACAATGTCCTTCAATATAGAGAAG AAGCGGGAGGAGCGAACGGTCAAGAGCACAGCAGTTCGTGTGGTTGACTTTGGCAGCGCCACTTTTGACCACGAGCACCACAGCACCATTGTGTCGACGCGGCATTACCGTGCCCCCGAGGTCATACTAG agCTGGGCTGGAGTCATCCCTGTGACGTGTGGAGCATTGGCTGTATCCTGTTTGAGTACTACCTGGGTTTTACGTTGTTTCAG ACTCATGACAACAGGGAACATTTGGCCATGATGGAGAGAATCCTGGGACCAGTGCCCTCAAGGATGATTCGTAAGACGAG gaaacagaaatatttcTATCGTGGCCGTCTAGACTGGGACGAGAGCTCCTCAGCGGGGAAATATGTCAGAGAAAACTGCAAACCGTTGCGG CGGTATTTGCTGTCGGAGGCAGAGGAGCACCACCAGCTGTTTGACCTCATTGAAAGTATGCTGGAGTACGAGCCCTCGAAGAGGCTGGTGCTGGCCGACTCTCTCAAACACCCTTTCTTTGAGAACGGGGCGATAGGTGAGGCAGGGAGCAGCAAGAACTGGGAGGGCAACCGGGACATCAGCCGGTGA
- the si:ch211-81a5.8 gene encoding uncharacterized protein si:ch211-81a5.8 isoform X2: MDSLMSLGAPLKQFTSCVSGKSTSTKRGAKGSQSVRRSSFTRRKSVSRRRSLPCSSQKVPDSWLRMYQAELKRERKRQQAILAKKNAERTVRKTHFRSHHCLPRTTSARKPASVKDDSFFGAFQGLSLDELLGGSSGSSAVSVPAAAGGGDPCKVM; this comes from the exons ATGGATTCCCTCATGTCGTTGGGCGCCCCGCTGAAGCAGTTCACCAGCTGCGTGTCCGGGAAAAGCACCTCCACCAAGAGAGGGGCCAAGGGCAGCCAGTCCGTCCGCAGAAGCAGCTTCACCCGCAGGAAGAGCGTCAGCAGGAGGAGAAGCCTTCCCTGCAGCAGCCAGAAGGTCCCGGACTCCTGGCTCAGAATGTACCAGGCTGAACTGAAGAGAGAAAG GAAACGACAGCAAGCCATACTGGCCAAGAAGAACGCAGAGAGGACGGTCAGAAAGACGCACTTCAGGAGCCACCACTGCCTCCCGAGG ACCACCTCTGCCAGAAAACCAGCCTCAGTGAAGGATGATTCGTTCTTCGGAGCCTTCCAGGGCCTCAGTTTGGATGAACTGCTGGGAGGGAGCAGTGGATCTTCAGCTGTCTCtgtgcctgctgctgctggtggcggAGATCCATGCAAAGTCATGTGA
- the clk2a gene encoding dual specificity protein kinase CLK2 isoform X2, which yields MPHNRRYSSSDRDSRSSYQDRYRERDRDRGRRHRHRRSPSYSSSSDRDRDRDRDRRGRGHRQEGSFVRSRSRSYDNRSTEHRAFDRRYCEGYRRLDQSRDQERDRDREPHGAAESYYPRDFSPNMYDYRRGRERERERDESYRRKGSRRKHKRRRRRTRSYSPSSSRSDSRTRALSVRDDEEGHLICRSGDVLQERYEIVSTLGEGTFGRVMQCIDHRRGGAHVALKIIKNVEKYKEAARLEINVLEKINEKDPDNKFLCVQMYDWFDYHGHMCLSFELLALSTFDFLKENNYLPYSIGQVRHMAYQLCLAVKFLHDNKLTHTDLKPENILFVNSDFTMSFNIEKKREERTVKSTAVRVVDFGSATFDHEHHSTIVSTRHYRAPEVILELGWSHPCDVWSIGCILFEYYLGFTLFQTHDNREHLAMMERILGPVPSRMIRKTRKQKYFYRGRLDWDESSSAGKYVRENCKPLRRYLLSEAEEHHQLFDLIESMLEYEPSKRLVLADSLKHPFFENGAIGEAGSSKNWEGNRDISR from the exons ATGCCTCACAATAGACGCTACTCGTCTTCGGACAGAGACAGTCGAAGCAGCTATCAAGACCGCTACAGAGaaagggacagagacagagggcgAAGACACCGGCACAGACGATCGCCTTCTTACTCCTCCAGCAGTGACCGAGACAGAGATCGAGACCGAGACAGAAGAGGGCggggacacagacaggaaggaaGCTTTGTACGCTCAAGGAG TCGTAGCTATGACAATCGCTCCACGGAGCACCGAGCATTTGATCGAAGATACTGCGAGGGATACAGACGACTGGATCAGAGCCGAGATCAGGAGCGGGACAGAGACAGGGAGCCACATGGAGCAGCTGAAAGTTACTACCCACGCGACTTCTCCCCTAACATGTACGACTACCGGCGCGGGCGAGAGAGGGAGCGCGAACGGGATGAGTCGTACCGGCGGAAAGGCAGCAGGCGTAAGCACAAACGAAGGCGGCGTAGAACCAGGTCCTATAGCCCATCCTCCTCG CGGAGCGACAGCCGGACGAGGGCACTGAGTGTGAGGGACGACGAGGAAGGGCACCTGATCTGTCGGAGTGGGGACGTCCTGCAAGAGAGAT ATGAGATTGTCAGCACTTTGGGGGAAGGCACCTTCGGGAGGGTGATGCAATGCATTGACCATCGCAG GGGAGGAGCCCATGTTGCTctgaaaattatcaaaaatgtgGAGAAGTACAAGGAAGCAGCTCGCCTGGAGATAAATGTGCTAGAGAAGATCAATGAAAAGGACCCTGATAACAAATT CCTGTGTGTTCAGATGTACGACTGGTTCGACTACCACGGTCACATGTGTCTCTCCTTTGAGCTGCTAGCTCTCAGCACCTTCGACTTTCTAAAGGAAAACAACTACCTGCCCTATTCGATCGGTCAGGTCAGACACATGGCCTACCAACTCTGTCTCGCTGTGAAGt TTCTCCATGACAATaagctgacacacacagacctaAAGCCTGAGAACATCCTATTTGTCAACTCAGACTTCACAATGTCCTTCAATATAGAGAAG AAGCGGGAGGAGCGAACGGTCAAGAGCACAGCAGTTCGTGTGGTTGACTTTGGCAGCGCCACTTTTGACCACGAGCACCACAGCACCATTGTGTCGACGCGGCATTACCGTGCCCCCGAGGTCATACTAG agCTGGGCTGGAGTCATCCCTGTGACGTGTGGAGCATTGGCTGTATCCTGTTTGAGTACTACCTGGGTTTTACGTTGTTTCAG ACTCATGACAACAGGGAACATTTGGCCATGATGGAGAGAATCCTGGGACCAGTGCCCTCAAGGATGATTCGTAAGACGAG gaaacagaaatatttcTATCGTGGCCGTCTAGACTGGGACGAGAGCTCCTCAGCGGGGAAATATGTCAGAGAAAACTGCAAACCGTTGCGG CGGTATTTGCTGTCGGAGGCAGAGGAGCACCACCAGCTGTTTGACCTCATTGAAAGTATGCTGGAGTACGAGCCCTCGAAGAGGCTGGTGCTGGCCGACTCTCTCAAACACCCTTTCTTTGAGAACGGGGCGATAGGTGAGGCAGGGAGCAGCAAGAACTGGGAGGGCAACCGGGACATCAGCCGGTGA
- the clk2a gene encoding dual specificity protein kinase CLK2 isoform X1 — MSVYTSCLAEINSLNDSVTNASSYMMPHNRRYSSSDRDSRSSYQDRYRERDRDRGRRHRHRRSPSYSSSSDRDRDRDRDRRGRGHRQEGSFVRSRSRSYDNRSTEHRAFDRRYCEGYRRLDQSRDQERDRDREPHGAAESYYPRDFSPNMYDYRRGRERERERDESYRRKGSRRKHKRRRRRTRSYSPSSSRSDSRTRALSVRDDEEGHLICRSGDVLQERYEIVSTLGEGTFGRVMQCIDHRRGGAHVALKIIKNVEKYKEAARLEINVLEKINEKDPDNKFLCVQMYDWFDYHGHMCLSFELLALSTFDFLKENNYLPYSIGQVRHMAYQLCLAVKFLHDNKLTHTDLKPENILFVNSDFTMSFNIEKKREERTVKSTAVRVVDFGSATFDHEHHSTIVSTRHYRAPEVILELGWSHPCDVWSIGCILFEYYLGFTLFQTHDNREHLAMMERILGPVPSRMIRKTRKQKYFYRGRLDWDESSSAGKYVRENCKPLRRYLLSEAEEHHQLFDLIESMLEYEPSKRLVLADSLKHPFFENGAIGEAGSSKNWEGNRDISR, encoded by the exons ATGAGCGTATATACTTCATGTCTGGCTGAAATCAACAGCCTTAACGACAGTGTCACAAACGCCTCGTCTTACATG ATGCCTCACAATAGACGCTACTCGTCTTCGGACAGAGACAGTCGAAGCAGCTATCAAGACCGCTACAGAGaaagggacagagacagagggcgAAGACACCGGCACAGACGATCGCCTTCTTACTCCTCCAGCAGTGACCGAGACAGAGATCGAGACCGAGACAGAAGAGGGCggggacacagacaggaaggaaGCTTTGTACGCTCAAGGAG TCGTAGCTATGACAATCGCTCCACGGAGCACCGAGCATTTGATCGAAGATACTGCGAGGGATACAGACGACTGGATCAGAGCCGAGATCAGGAGCGGGACAGAGACAGGGAGCCACATGGAGCAGCTGAAAGTTACTACCCACGCGACTTCTCCCCTAACATGTACGACTACCGGCGCGGGCGAGAGAGGGAGCGCGAACGGGATGAGTCGTACCGGCGGAAAGGCAGCAGGCGTAAGCACAAACGAAGGCGGCGTAGAACCAGGTCCTATAGCCCATCCTCCTCG CGGAGCGACAGCCGGACGAGGGCACTGAGTGTGAGGGACGACGAGGAAGGGCACCTGATCTGTCGGAGTGGGGACGTCCTGCAAGAGAGAT ATGAGATTGTCAGCACTTTGGGGGAAGGCACCTTCGGGAGGGTGATGCAATGCATTGACCATCGCAG GGGAGGAGCCCATGTTGCTctgaaaattatcaaaaatgtgGAGAAGTACAAGGAAGCAGCTCGCCTGGAGATAAATGTGCTAGAGAAGATCAATGAAAAGGACCCTGATAACAAATT CCTGTGTGTTCAGATGTACGACTGGTTCGACTACCACGGTCACATGTGTCTCTCCTTTGAGCTGCTAGCTCTCAGCACCTTCGACTTTCTAAAGGAAAACAACTACCTGCCCTATTCGATCGGTCAGGTCAGACACATGGCCTACCAACTCTGTCTCGCTGTGAAGt TTCTCCATGACAATaagctgacacacacagacctaAAGCCTGAGAACATCCTATTTGTCAACTCAGACTTCACAATGTCCTTCAATATAGAGAAG AAGCGGGAGGAGCGAACGGTCAAGAGCACAGCAGTTCGTGTGGTTGACTTTGGCAGCGCCACTTTTGACCACGAGCACCACAGCACCATTGTGTCGACGCGGCATTACCGTGCCCCCGAGGTCATACTAG agCTGGGCTGGAGTCATCCCTGTGACGTGTGGAGCATTGGCTGTATCCTGTTTGAGTACTACCTGGGTTTTACGTTGTTTCAG ACTCATGACAACAGGGAACATTTGGCCATGATGGAGAGAATCCTGGGACCAGTGCCCTCAAGGATGATTCGTAAGACGAG gaaacagaaatatttcTATCGTGGCCGTCTAGACTGGGACGAGAGCTCCTCAGCGGGGAAATATGTCAGAGAAAACTGCAAACCGTTGCGG CGGTATTTGCTGTCGGAGGCAGAGGAGCACCACCAGCTGTTTGACCTCATTGAAAGTATGCTGGAGTACGAGCCCTCGAAGAGGCTGGTGCTGGCCGACTCTCTCAAACACCCTTTCTTTGAGAACGGGGCGATAGGTGAGGCAGGGAGCAGCAAGAACTGGGAGGGCAACCGGGACATCAGCCGGTGA
- the dnajc8 gene encoding dnaJ homolog subfamily C member 8, giving the protein MAAAGGESSTENVSDELFNNFYTEVKQIEKRDSVLTSKQQIDRLLRPGSSYFNLNPFEVLQIDPEATDDELKKRFRALSILVHPDKNQGDPDRAQKAFEAVDKAYKLLLEPEQRKRALDVIHAGQEYVEHNVKEKRKQLKKEGKPIDVEEDDPEMFKQAVYKQTMKLFAELEIKRKEREAKEMHERKRAREEEIEAAEKAKREREWQKNFEETRDGRVDSWRTFQAKGKKSKEKKNRSFLKPPKVKMEQRE; this is encoded by the exons ATGGCGGCCGCCGGAGGAGAGTCGTCCACCGAGAATGTGTCGGATGAATTATTTAACAATTTTTACACGGAG GTAAAGCAGATTGAGAAGAGAGACTCTGTGCTGACCTCCAAGCAGCAGATTGACAGACTGCTGAGACCAGGCTCATCCTACTTCAATCTCAATCCATTTGAG GTTCTGCAAATTGATCCAGAGGCAACAGACGATGAATTGAAGAAAAGATTTCGGGCG TTGTCCATTTTGGTCCATCCAGACAAGAACCAGGGTGATCCAGACAGAGCACAGAAAGCCTTTGAAG CTGTGGATAAGGCGTACAAACTCCTACTTGAGCCagagcagagaaagagagcCTTAGACGTGATCCATGCAGGACAGGAATATGTGGAGCATAAT GTGAAGGAGAAAAGGAAACAGttgaagaaggaaggaaagccAATAGATGTGGAGGAGGACGACCCTGAAATG TTTAAGCAAGCcgtttacaaacagaccatgaAGCTGTTCGCAGAGCTCGAAatcaaaagaaaggaaagggaagCAAAGGAAATGCATGAAAG GAAAAGGGCAAGAGAGGAAGAAATCGAGGCAGCAGAGAAAGCAAAGCGGGAGAGAGAATGGCAgaaaaattttgag GAAACAAGAGATGGGCGTGTGGACAGTTGGAGGACCTTTCAGGCCAAAGGCAAAAAGAGCAAGGAGAAGAAGAATAGGTCCTTCCTCAAGCCTCCGAAAGTCAAGATGGAACAGAGGGAATGA